The Raphanus sativus cultivar WK10039 chromosome 6, ASM80110v3, whole genome shotgun sequence sequence AAGAAATTAgcataaaaagaaaataaagagggAAAAAGCAAAGTGTTATCATTGAGTAAGAGGAAGGCATTCAAGTTGTATCTCAAGAACACCTCTCTCCACCTTTTGAAGCCTGAGTGAAATGTCTTGTTTCACTTTCCCTTCTTCCTGTGAGATTATGCCATCACTCACCAATGTGTTCTCTTTACTAGCCAACCAGCTCCCCAGCTGCATTGGTTCTTTTATGCTCGATGTCTCATAAGCTTTTGCTGCACTCACCAATGGTTGTATGTCTATCTCTGCCTCTCCCATGAAATCATCTGTCGAGAATGTATCCTTGTCGTATACCAACTGAAAAATACATGTTAAGAGTTTGGTATAGTTCGCCTATGTAGTGTTCAACCTAGTTTGCTAGCGGTTTAACAGCGATCAGTTAATAGTTTAGACCTTTAAGTTAGTTAATAACAGAGCTCTCTGCTTTGAACTCTGTTTTCAGTACCTGTTATCATTATTCAATCTACAggttaacaaaaaaacatatgcACTTACCACTTTAAGAGGAGGCATCTGCTCGGGTATAGAAAGCATCAGCGTCTCATTCCACACAGGGTTCAAGTTGTTCTTTATCACCCGTGTCTTCACCGACTTCAACGACATAAAACAGATCAGACTTTGTTTACATGAGTAGTTTAGTTCTAAATCACATAAGGGGAAAGAGATTTTGCAGAGAGCTTACTTGTTGGCCAAGAGTAAGGATGACATAAGGATCACTGGTCATTACATCTCGAACCGCCAGGTTTGTTCCTTTAACCACATTAACCTTAATCAATCCGACAAACTCAATCATACCTGCCTATAAACACACACCCACAATAACTAACATTAGCAACAGTTGTTACCCAAAGTGCATGTATGTATGTATAATGGTTGTTTACCAGAGAATTGCTCTTCTTGTGGCCTTTGTGATCAGATTCTCTTCTTCCCCAGCTATTCCTAAATGCATTACCAATACGATTTTTCGTAGAACGGTGGTTAGCAGAACAC is a genomic window containing:
- the LOC108806409 gene encoding probable ADP-ribosylation factor GTPase-activating protein AGD11 is translated as MSLGQEHDNPVEVSGSHACLYDLLCLETPNETFQNDLETPSSDPRDRLEKLLKQPGNKYCADCGSPEPKWVSLSLGVFICIKCSGVHRSLGVHITKVLSVKLDDWTDEQVDMMAEYGGNTVVNQRFEACNIDHLKKPKPDSNNDERNDFIRKKYELQQFMDPKDCALCPYQQPSKTNDSTPSLCSANHRSTKNRIGNAFRNSWGRRESDHKGHKKSNSLAGMIEFVGLIKVNVVKGTNLAVRDVMTSDPYVILTLGQQSVKTRVIKNNLNPVWNETLMLSIPEQMPPLKVLVYDKDTFSTDDFMGEAEIDIQPLVSAAKAYETSSIKEPMQLGSWLASKENTLVSDGIISQEEGKVKQDISLRLQKVERGVLEIQLECLPLTQ